A window from Citrus sinensis cultivar Valencia sweet orange chromosome 3, DVS_A1.0, whole genome shotgun sequence encodes these proteins:
- the LOC102614160 gene encoding protein DETOXIFICATION 56, whose translation MYIIILCNKHTKTSHQHCSKTTMPSATSRFEQNPIEKISNNHSPSPRNLTRRCGMNIMHTTLSELKEQQRLALPLVVMNLTWFAKLTITTAFLGRLGELHLAGGALAFTFANVTGFSVLNGLCGAMDPICGQAYGAKNFRLLHKTLLMAILLLLLATVPITFLWLNVGKILIHFGQQEDISAVSKRYLFYLLPSLLVTSLLSPLKSYLSSQGITLPIMFTSALSLAFHVPVNILLVKARGIEGIAMAIWISDLLVVILLALYLLVTECYGKEGKWKEGGWWEQGISDWLRLLKLCGPCCLTTCLEWWCYEILVLLSGRLANAKQAVGVIVIVLNFDCLLYSVMLSLATCTSTRVSNELGANRPRLAYRSAYVSLGVALVSGCVGALTMVGARGVWGPLFSHDKGIIRGVKKALLLMAVIEALNFPLTVCGGIVRGTARPWLAMHANVGGFYLLALPVCVVLAFKAALGLAGLLIGFFIGMVACLALLLTFIARINWDDEAGKAQILACDVQEDAKEDENVRSAVVDESVSVPSPTQKELTNIASVVNASINGHRSTATEVNV comes from the coding sequence ATGTATATAATAATCCTATGTAATAAACACACCAAGACTTCTCACCAACACTGCTCAAAAACAACAATGCCTTCAGCAACGTCAAGATTTGAACAGAACCCAATTGAGAAAATCTCTAATAATCATTCACCTTCACCTCGAAATCTCACTCGAAGATGCGGAATGAACATCATGCACACAACGCTTTCAGAGCTAAAAGAACAGCAACGATTAGCTCTACCACTTGTGGTGATGAATTTAACTTGGTTTGCAAAGTTAACCATCACAACAGCGTTTCTAGGACGCCTCGGGGAGCTGCACTTGGCCGGTGGGGCTCTTGCTTTCACCTTTGCCAACGTCACGGGCTTCTCTGTTTTGAATGGACTCTGTGGTGCCATGGACCCGATTTGCGGTCAAGCATATGGTGCTAAAAATTTTAGGCTGCTCCACAAGACCCTTCTCATGGCAATTTTATTGCTACTGCTAGCAACGGTGCCTATTACTTTCTTGTGGCTTAATGTTGGCAAGATTCTCATCCATTTTGGCCAGCAAGAGGACATTTCAGCTGTCTCGAAGAGATATCTTTTCTATCTCCTTCCTAGTTTACTAGTCACTTCGCTTCTTTCTCCCCTCAAATCGTACTTGAGCTCGCAAGGCATAACGCTTCCAATAATGTTTACCTCAGCACTATCACTAGCGTTTCACGTACCCGTCAACATCCTGCTAGTGAAAGCCAGGGGAATAGAAGGAATTGCTATGGCAATATGGATAAGTGATCTTTTAGTTGTGATCTTACTTGCTTTGTATTTGTTGGTGACGGAGTGTTATGGCAAGGAGGGGAAGTGGAAAGAAGGAGGGTGGTGGGAGCAAGGCATTTCTGACTGGCTTAGATTGCTCAAACTTTGCGGGCCCTGTTGCTTGACGACTTGCCTTGAATGGTGGTGCTACGAGATCCTGGTCTTGCTGTCAGGGCGGTTAGCCAATGCCAAGCAGGCTGTCGGAGTAATTGTCATTGTGCTCAACTTCGACTGTTTGCTCTACTCTGTCATGCTATCACTGGCAACGTGTACGTCCACACGGGTGTCTAATGAGCTCGGCGCCAATCGACCTAGACTGGCTTACCGATCAGCCTATGTATCTCTAGGGGTGGCCCTCGTTTCAGGTTGCGTCGGAGCCTTGACAATGGTAGGAGCCAGAGGCGTTTGGGGGCCTTTGTTCAGCCATGATAAGGGAATCATAAGGGGTGTGAAGAAGGCCTTGTTGCTGATGGCTGTGATTGAAGCGCTGAATTTCCCTTTAACCGTTTGCGGAGGAATCGTCCGGGGAACTGCAAGGCCATGGTTGGCTATGCACGCAAATGTTGGTGGATTTTACCTCCTAGCTTTGCCCGTGTGTGTGGTTCTAGCATTTAAAGCAGCTCTTGGTCTTGCAGGGCTACTCATTGGATTTTTTATAGGGATGGTTGCATGCCTTGCGCTGTTGCTGACGTTTATTGCAAGGATTAATTGGGATGACGAAGCTGGCAAGGCACAAATACTTGCCTGTGACGTGCAAGAGGACGCTAAAGAAGATGAAAACGTCAGGTCTGCAGTGGTTGATGAGTCTGTCTCTGTCCCATCCCCAACACAAAAGGAGCTTACGAATATTGCTTCTGTTGTAAACGCTTCTATAAATGGCCATAGAAGCACAGCCACTGAGGTAAACGTTTAA
- the LOC102614445 gene encoding ATP-dependent Clp protease ATP-binding subunit CLPT2, chloroplastic has protein sequence MAAHFLSNLPSTTQISKSGFATKHNQSHTTRQAQFLKSSWLIGTKINSSSANFPLRSSYIVSKRRQIAAKVLSSLPTSRPNSAVSNEKAPKWSWRAIKSFAMGELEARKLKHSTTGTEAILMGILVEGTSLAAKFLWANGVTLFKVRDESVKIVGKGDFFFFSPEHPPLTEDAQRVIDWAVDHKLKSGNSGEVTASDLLLGIWSETDSPGHKILAALGFSDEKAKELESLSSEPGSVDD, from the exons ATGGCGGCTCACTTTCTCTCTAATCTGCCATCAACGACCCAAATCTCTAAATCCGGTTTCGCGACAAAACACAATCAATCTCATACAACTCGCCAAGCACAGTTTCTTAAAAGCTCATGGCTAATAGGTACCAAAATCAACAGCAGCAGCGCCAATTTCCCTCTTCGCTCATCGTATATTGTGTCAAAGCGCCGCCAAATCGCCGCCAAAGTCTTGTCTAGTCTCCCCACCTC gAGACCGAACAGTGCCGTTTCGAATGAGAAAGCTCCCAA ATGGTCTTGGAGGGCAATAAAGTCATTTGCTATGGGTGAGTTGGAAGCCAGGAAGCTCAAGCATTCAACCACCGGAACCGAAGCTATTCTCATGGGCATCCTGGTTGAGG GAACTAGTCTGGCTGCAAAATTTTTGTGGGCAAATGGAGTGACACTCTTCAAGGTGCGCGATGAGTCTGTTAAGATAGTTGGAAAGGGtgacttcttctttttcagtCCAGAGCATCCTCCTTTGACTGAAGATGCTCAAAGGGTCATCGATTGGGCAGTTGACCACAAACTAAAATCCG GAAATAGTGGGGAAGTTACAGCAAGTGATTTGCTTCTTGGTATTTGGTCTGAAACGGATTCACCAGGCCACAAGATACTGGCTGCCCTGGGCTTCAGTGATGAAAAAGCCAAAGAGCTGGAGTCTTTGAGTTCTGAACCTGGGTCTGTAGATGACTAA